From the genome of Muricauda sp. SCSIO 64092, one region includes:
- a CDS encoding GntR family transcriptional regulator: MSKPTILRDSVKDHLLHLIRQGEIEIGKTINLAALSRTLNISVTPIREALTQLEQSRILKAVPNRGFIVPKLSLTEAENLYRTIADLEVLAVEGTTYDEQLVKELRNEQLHLQQTHTPSARLASRVNFHRILIKKCPNTILTEILGDLESRVLFYEQMFVLDASFYEHIDNQNEAIIRAIEEDNVPTAALILNMNWMTVLEYVQKQLVLQQSTNYEVVSLSLPKQ; the protein is encoded by the coding sequence ATGTCCAAACCAACAATTTTAAGGGATTCCGTTAAGGACCACCTTTTACATTTGATCCGACAGGGAGAAATTGAAATTGGCAAAACCATTAACCTTGCCGCACTGTCCAGAACATTGAACATTAGCGTTACCCCAATCAGGGAGGCGCTGACACAACTGGAACAGTCACGAATTTTAAAGGCGGTACCCAACCGAGGTTTTATTGTACCCAAACTTTCCCTGACCGAGGCCGAAAACCTCTATAGAACCATTGCCGATCTTGAAGTGCTGGCCGTTGAAGGTACAACTTATGATGAACAGTTGGTGAAGGAGTTACGGAACGAACAATTGCATTTACAGCAGACACATACCCCATCTGCCCGATTGGCCTCACGGGTGAATTTTCATCGAATTCTGATTAAAAAATGCCCCAATACCATTCTGACCGAGATTTTAGGCGATCTTGAATCCCGAGTCCTTTTTTACGAACAGATGTTTGTTCTTGATGCCTCGTTCTATGAACATATAGACAACCAGAATGAAGCCATTATCCGTGCCATTGAGGAGGACAATGTACCAACGGCCGCTTTGATCTTGAATATGAACTGGATGACCGTATTGGAATATGTACAAAAACAGTTGGTCCTGCAGCAATCCACCAATTATGAGGTTGTCTCACTTTCTTTGCCAAAACAATGA
- a CDS encoding transglutaminase-like domain-containing protein encodes MEYIKATTYLDYDSAAIQDLISPFTSEELSPMEKAKGMYLVIRDRWRYNPYQISLNPENYRASTIAKKSEGHCVEKAVLLTACLRGLGIPARLHFAKVTNHIAVERLTERFGTNILTPHGMVDVFLDNQWVKATPAFNKALCDKCNVKPLEFDGTTDSIFQEYNEEGQKFMEYLEDYGHFEDVPLDFMIQNLREHYPEIFDLDNGIVEYRF; translated from the coding sequence ATGGAGTATATAAAAGCAACCACATATTTGGACTATGATTCTGCGGCTATTCAGGACTTGATTTCGCCTTTTACATCGGAGGAACTGTCCCCCATGGAAAAGGCAAAGGGTATGTATCTGGTCATACGGGACAGGTGGCGTTACAATCCCTATCAAATCAGTTTGAACCCCGAGAATTATCGTGCCAGCACCATTGCCAAAAAATCGGAAGGACATTGCGTGGAGAAAGCAGTCCTTTTAACAGCATGTCTTCGGGGGTTGGGGATACCCGCACGTTTACATTTTGCCAAAGTGACCAATCATATTGCCGTGGAACGCTTAACGGAGCGTTTTGGCACCAATATTTTGACACCGCATGGTATGGTGGACGTTTTCTTGGACAATCAGTGGGTAAAAGCCACCCCGGCTTTTAACAAGGCACTCTGCGATAAGTGCAATGTGAAACCATTGGAGTTTGATGGGACAACGGATTCCATATTTCAGGAATACAATGAAGAGGGGCAGAAATTCATGGAGTATCTGGAAGATTACGGGCATTTTGAAGATGTTCCCTTGGACTTTATGATTCAAAATTTACGAGAACATTATCCCGAAATTTTTGATTTGGATAATGGAATTGTCGAATATCGTTTTTAA
- a CDS encoding NTP transferase domain-containing protein: MNSKPPRLYGLILSGGQSNRMGNDKGLLTYHGKPQREYLFELAEGFCDNVYFSARQDQLQSFPDHMPVITDQNTYRGPFNGILSAHSAHPNVAWLVLACDLPLLDKKGLYELVSHRNQDKVATAFSAKGSGLPEPLIAIWEPQALVAAKEYLKTVQSSCPRKFLINSDIQLVEPSQEDFLFNANSMEEYQLAKEKLG, from the coding sequence ATGAACAGCAAACCACCTAGACTCTATGGTTTGATCCTTTCCGGGGGCCAAAGCAACCGTATGGGAAATGATAAGGGCTTATTGACCTATCATGGAAAACCCCAACGGGAGTATCTTTTTGAGTTGGCCGAAGGGTTTTGTGATAACGTGTACTTCAGTGCCCGACAGGACCAACTCCAATCCTTCCCGGACCATATGCCGGTTATCACCGATCAAAATACATACCGTGGTCCTTTTAATGGCATACTAAGTGCACATTCCGCACATCCCAACGTAGCCTGGTTGGTTTTGGCCTGCGACTTACCACTTTTGGACAAAAAGGGATTGTACGAACTGGTTTCCCATCGAAACCAGGACAAAGTGGCTACAGCTTTTTCAGCCAAAGGCTCTGGATTGCCGGAACCCTTGATAGCCATATGGGAACCACAGGCCCTGGTCGCGGCAAAAGAATACCTAAAAACGGTGCAAAGCTCTTGCCCAAGAAAGTTTTTGATCAATTCGGATATCCAATTGGTGGAACCTTCCCAAGAAGATTTTTTGTTCAACGCCAATTCCATGGAGGAATACCAATTGGCAAAGGAAAAGTTAGGATGA
- a CDS encoding molybdopterin molybdotransferase MoeA: MISFEEAYQIVLSKTHDFGNVTVPLAKADGRILAENVFADRDFPPFDRATKDGIAIRFDQEMPLDTFAIEGVAAAGSPQKELQSASGCYEIMTGAVLPKNTDTVVMYEHLDIRDGSAKIVKPVTKGQNIHYRGSDEAQGAVVLSEGTLVTAAEIGVLASIGKAELLVKKNPRITLFSTGDELVPVNQVPKPHQIRQSNSHTLRAALFENGIASEIIHIKDDRAKIEKALLSALENSEVLLVSGGVSKGKYDYLPEVLEGIGVQKRFHRVLQRPGKPFWFGEHTDSNTTIFGFPGNPTSTFANFHIYFKPWLNKCLGQANAEIQVFLEESFENTTDLMRFIRAKAYIKEGKMRGNLIDGNGSGDLTSLTKANGFIKVKPGQTIENNEKVGFIPTRKII, encoded by the coding sequence ATGATTTCATTTGAGGAGGCATATCAAATCGTTTTAAGTAAGACCCATGATTTTGGGAATGTTACCGTTCCCTTGGCAAAAGCCGATGGCCGCATACTGGCCGAAAACGTCTTTGCAGATAGGGATTTTCCGCCTTTTGATCGTGCGACCAAGGACGGTATTGCCATACGGTTTGATCAGGAAATGCCATTGGATACCTTTGCCATAGAAGGTGTTGCCGCTGCTGGCTCCCCCCAAAAGGAACTGCAGTCCGCTTCCGGTTGTTACGAAATCATGACTGGGGCGGTACTCCCCAAAAACACCGATACTGTGGTAATGTATGAGCATTTGGATATACGGGACGGCTCAGCCAAAATTGTCAAGCCTGTTACAAAAGGGCAGAATATCCATTATAGGGGGAGTGACGAAGCCCAAGGTGCCGTGGTCCTCAGTGAGGGTACATTGGTCACAGCTGCCGAAATCGGCGTATTGGCTTCTATAGGAAAAGCGGAACTATTGGTAAAAAAGAATCCCAGGATTACGCTGTTTTCCACAGGAGATGAACTGGTCCCTGTGAACCAGGTACCCAAACCACATCAAATTAGGCAATCCAATTCACATACCCTGCGCGCCGCTCTTTTCGAAAACGGTATTGCCTCGGAAATAATACATATCAAGGATGATAGGGCCAAAATTGAAAAGGCGTTGCTGTCCGCTTTGGAAAACAGTGAGGTCCTGTTGGTAAGTGGCGGTGTCTCCAAAGGAAAATACGATTATTTGCCCGAGGTTCTGGAAGGGATTGGGGTACAAAAGCGTTTTCATCGGGTACTCCAAAGACCTGGAAAGCCGTTTTGGTTTGGGGAACATACCGATAGCAATACCACTATTTTTGGCTTTCCCGGAAATCCCACATCCACTTTTGCCAATTTTCATATCTATTTTAAACCATGGCTTAACAAATGTTTGGGACAGGCAAATGCCGAAATTCAAGTATTTTTAGAAGAATCATTTGAAAATACCACGGATTTAATGCGGTTCATTCGGGCCAAAGCCTATATAAAGGAGGGAAAAATGCGCGGGAATTTAATCGACGGCAATGGTTCCGGTGACCTGACCAGCCTTACGAAGGCCAATGGTTTTATCAAGGTTAAGCCTGGACAAACCATAGAAAACAATGAAAAAGTAGGGTTTATTCCCACACGAAAAATAATATGA
- a CDS encoding amidohydrolase family protein yields MEHSKYAYLALRKVMAILLFTGTVFPGSAQEMGFEEYNPKSTLVVPKHPTSKAKFTFIDVHSHHFRMESQNLSELIADMDRINLGIMVNLSGGSGDGLRAKLKNVNDHYPNRIVLFANVDFNGVGNLGWGKQAAAQLEADVKAGAKGLKVYKSLGLRNKDVNGNRIAVDDSRLNPIWEKCAALNIPVLIHSADPKSFWDPMDSDNERWLELKTRPGRKRSDTDPAPWQQIIDEQHRMFKKHPNTKFINAHMGWYANNLDRLAELMEEIPNMSVGIAAIIAELGRQPRRAKQFFIQYQDRILFGKDAWNPDEFPTYFRVLETADEYFPYYKKYHAFWAMYGLDLPGEVLKKVYYKNALNLIPDLDRTLFPE; encoded by the coding sequence ATGGAACATAGCAAATATGCATATTTGGCGCTGAGAAAGGTTATGGCAATCTTGTTATTCACTGGTACGGTTTTTCCTGGTAGCGCCCAGGAAATGGGTTTTGAGGAGTACAATCCCAAATCTACCTTAGTGGTTCCCAAACACCCGACATCGAAAGCAAAATTCACTTTTATCGATGTGCATAGCCATCATTTTAGAATGGAAAGTCAAAATTTGTCGGAACTTATCGCAGACATGGACCGTATCAATTTGGGAATTATGGTCAACCTTAGTGGGGGGTCCGGAGATGGATTACGGGCCAAATTGAAGAATGTAAATGACCATTACCCCAATCGCATCGTGCTGTTTGCCAATGTGGACTTTAACGGGGTAGGGAACCTCGGTTGGGGGAAACAGGCGGCGGCACAATTGGAGGCCGATGTTAAAGCGGGCGCCAAGGGACTTAAAGTGTACAAAAGTTTGGGCCTACGCAACAAAGATGTAAACGGAAATCGAATTGCCGTTGATGATTCCCGTTTGAATCCCATTTGGGAAAAGTGTGCGGCGCTGAATATCCCGGTTTTGATCCATTCGGCCGATCCAAAGTCCTTTTGGGACCCCATGGACAGCGATAACGAACGTTGGTTGGAACTGAAAACTCGGCCTGGAAGGAAAAGGTCGGACACCGATCCAGCCCCGTGGCAACAAATTATAGATGAACAACACCGTATGTTCAAAAAACACCCTAATACCAAGTTTATCAATGCCCACATGGGATGGTATGCCAATAACCTTGACCGACTGGCCGAATTAATGGAGGAAATACCCAATATGTCAGTTGGTATAGCTGCGATTATTGCAGAATTGGGAAGACAACCCCGAAGGGCAAAACAGTTTTTTATTCAATATCAGGATAGGATACTTTTTGGCAAGGATGCCTGGAACCCCGATGAATTCCCAACCTATTTCAGGGTGCTGGAAACTGCGGACGAGTACTTTCCCTACTACAAAAAATACCACGCGTTTTGGGCAATGTATGGATTGGATTTACCGGGTGAAGTGCTTAAAAAGGTCTACTATAAAAATGCCCTTAACCTTATTCCTGATTTGGATAGGACCCTTTTCCCTGAGTAG
- a CDS encoding MoaD/ThiS family protein, producing MTILLFGVTKDIIGSPSLSIPSTTINGRKLPKNVGELRQFLGNAYPELNKLSSLAIAVNNSYADDKTEVNSYDEIALIPPVSGG from the coding sequence ATGACTATTTTATTATTTGGGGTTACCAAGGATATCATTGGTAGCCCTTCGCTTTCTATACCAAGTACAACTATCAATGGGAGGAAATTGCCCAAGAATGTAGGGGAATTACGGCAATTTCTTGGGAATGCCTATCCCGAACTCAATAAATTATCATCTTTGGCCATTGCGGTCAATAATTCATATGCAGATGATAAAACCGAAGTGAATTCCTATGATGAAATTGCATTAATTCCTCCTGTGAGTGGTGGGTAA
- a CDS encoding DUF3052 domain-containing protein: MKTGYSVYLKNQPGHYWKLFATLPEGLQKIHTPTEDSIDFIHLFCTTMEALGSNALACKTYLKKTGLLWISWPKGSSSIPTDLKRDGIREYLLKIGLVDVKVAAIDEDWSGLKFVYRTKDR, from the coding sequence TTGAAAACAGGGTATAGTGTTTATCTCAAAAATCAACCCGGTCACTATTGGAAACTTTTCGCCACACTTCCCGAAGGGCTTCAAAAAATCCATACACCCACCGAGGATTCCATTGACTTCATCCATCTCTTTTGCACAACTATGGAAGCCTTGGGAAGTAATGCCTTAGCGTGCAAAACGTACCTAAAAAAAACAGGACTCCTATGGATAAGTTGGCCCAAAGGGAGTTCCTCCATACCCACGGATTTAAAACGCGACGGAATTCGGGAATATCTCCTCAAAATTGGATTGGTGGATGTGAAAGTTGCCGCTATTGATGAGGACTGGAGCGGACTTAAATTTGTGTATCGGACCAAAGACCGTTAA
- a CDS encoding XdhC family protein, with translation MTTHELKKIVNSYEAAHKNGQKAVLATVVALEGSSYRRPGVRMLLLEDGTMVGAVSGGCVEKEVYRQAHSVFTTQVPKIMTYDGRYRLGCEGILFILLEPFRPSPEVITQFWASIGQRTAFHMRSYFNPHFGEDVNYGSVLEVNETILPLREGYVIPTDLESFHQTLPPCFRLVIIGAEHDAVQLCSMAGLMGWEVTVVAHPKEGKTAMDFPGSTDFVNAEAETLHINADHQTAIVLMTHSYVKDLQFLMALSGHEPAYFGILGPARRREKLFNELLEQNPDTPLEFIESVHGPAGLELGAETPQEIALSVLSEILAVINQKEAISLREKKGRIHA, from the coding sequence ATGACGACCCACGAACTAAAAAAAATTGTCAATTCCTACGAAGCGGCGCACAAAAACGGTCAAAAAGCCGTTTTGGCGACCGTGGTGGCCCTGGAAGGTTCTTCATACCGAAGACCAGGGGTTCGGATGCTCCTATTGGAAGACGGAACCATGGTAGGTGCCGTAAGTGGAGGATGTGTGGAGAAGGAGGTATACCGACAAGCACACTCTGTTTTTACAACCCAGGTTCCCAAAATTATGACCTATGACGGTCGTTATCGATTGGGTTGCGAAGGGATATTGTTCATTTTATTGGAACCTTTTCGACCTTCCCCGGAAGTAATCACCCAGTTTTGGGCTAGTATTGGCCAAAGGACTGCTTTTCATATGAGGAGTTATTTTAATCCCCACTTTGGGGAAGACGTCAACTATGGCTCGGTCCTGGAAGTGAACGAAACGATACTTCCCCTTAGGGAAGGATACGTGATTCCTACCGATTTGGAAAGTTTTCATCAAACCTTACCTCCCTGTTTTCGATTGGTCATCATTGGAGCGGAACACGATGCCGTTCAGTTATGTTCAATGGCAGGACTTATGGGGTGGGAGGTGACCGTTGTGGCCCATCCCAAGGAAGGGAAGACCGCTATGGATTTCCCTGGATCTACCGATTTTGTGAATGCTGAAGCTGAAACGCTTCACATCAATGCCGATCATCAAACGGCCATTGTGCTCATGACCCATAGCTATGTAAAGGATTTACAGTTTTTAATGGCCCTTAGCGGACATGAGCCAGCCTATTTTGGCATTCTTGGACCCGCCAGAAGACGGGAAAAATTGTTCAATGAACTGTTGGAGCAAAACCCGGATACCCCATTGGAATTCATAGAATCCGTCCATGGTCCCGCCGGACTGGAATTGGGGGCGGAGACCCCTCAGGAAATCGCATTGTCGGTACTGTCGGAAATATTGGCGGTCATCAACCAAAAAGAGGCCATTTCATTACGGGAAAAGAAAGGTAGGATACACGCATGA
- a CDS encoding sulfite exporter TauE/SafE family protein: protein MSLEWGEFILLVLAFFCIALLYSSVGFGGGSSYLAILALSITPFFVIRSTALVCNLVVVSGSCFLFYRAGHLKFKKFLPFILTSIPLAFIGAVFRLEEHIFFILLGIALILAALSLIFQTLNLQSNYQPSKYPLWFSYGIGGGVGLLSGLVGIGGGIFLAPILNYMKWDKPLNIAALASFFILVNSISGITGLVTSGTFEVFWPELLGLILAVFIGGQLGVRMTLVKISPKGIRILTAVLVFLVGVRVLIGNGLQIHLFS from the coding sequence ATGTCACTAGAATGGGGTGAATTTATCCTCTTGGTACTTGCCTTTTTCTGTATTGCACTGCTTTATTCTTCCGTAGGCTTTGGAGGTGGGTCCAGTTATTTGGCCATTTTGGCCCTTTCCATTACCCCCTTTTTTGTCATACGAAGTACGGCATTGGTCTGTAATCTCGTTGTGGTTTCCGGGAGTTGTTTCCTGTTTTATAGGGCAGGCCACCTGAAGTTCAAGAAATTTTTACCTTTTATACTGACCAGTATTCCTTTGGCATTTATTGGTGCGGTATTTCGCCTGGAGGAACATATCTTTTTTATCTTACTGGGAATTGCATTGATATTGGCTGCACTTTCTTTGATTTTTCAGACATTGAACCTACAATCCAATTACCAACCTTCTAAGTATCCGCTCTGGTTTTCTTATGGGATTGGGGGTGGAGTGGGCCTGTTATCCGGCCTTGTCGGTATTGGAGGGGGCATATTTTTAGCCCCGATCCTGAATTATATGAAATGGGATAAGCCATTGAACATAGCTGCTTTGGCGAGTTTCTTCATTTTGGTGAATTCCATTTCAGGGATTACAGGTTTGGTGACCAGTGGTACTTTTGAGGTATTCTGGCCGGAATTGTTAGGTCTGATATTGGCCGTTTTCATTGGAGGACAGTTAGGGGTCCGTATGACCTTAGTGAAGATTTCCCCAAAGGGCATTCGGATATTGACGGCTGTTCTGGTCTTTTTGGTAGGTGTTCGCGTGCTGATTGGGAACGGACTTCAAATTCATCTTTTTTCATGA
- the moaA gene encoding GTP 3',8-cyclase MoaA, with the protein MLIDNHGRQINYLRLAVTDRCNLRCNYCMPAEGINFAKREQLLTTDELKFVAQLLIDMGIDKIRLTGGEPFVRKDLMELLRFLAPLEGLKDISVTTNATLIGSHITELKALGVQNVNVSLDAIDKETFRRITRRDNYEVVMENLIRLIEEGFNVRINFIVLDGQNEQDILPILEAMKNYPVSVRFLEEMPFNGGSRSFGSIKWDYKTILEYIKGHYPHYQKLDSPKTSTSINYKIEGHKGTFGIIPSFSRTFCGSCNRLRVTAKGDVITCLYGKPKTNVRDLVRGENSGEKIREAILGAIGTRAKTGFDAQKEHQASVFDNSMTSIGG; encoded by the coding sequence ATGCTGATTGATAACCATGGAAGACAAATCAATTATTTGCGATTGGCAGTGACCGATCGTTGCAATCTCCGTTGCAACTATTGCATGCCCGCAGAGGGGATAAACTTTGCCAAAAGGGAACAGCTATTGACTACGGACGAATTGAAGTTCGTTGCCCAACTCTTGATTGATATGGGAATCGATAAAATTCGCTTGACCGGAGGTGAACCCTTTGTACGTAAGGATTTAATGGAACTGTTACGCTTTCTGGCACCACTGGAGGGGTTGAAGGATATCTCCGTAACGACCAATGCCACATTGATAGGTTCCCATATTACCGAGCTTAAGGCATTGGGGGTCCAAAATGTCAACGTGAGTTTGGATGCCATCGATAAAGAGACGTTTCGGCGGATAACCCGAAGGGACAATTATGAGGTGGTTATGGAAAACCTGATACGGTTGATTGAGGAAGGCTTCAATGTACGTATCAATTTCATTGTCCTGGATGGACAGAATGAGCAGGACATCCTGCCTATTTTGGAAGCCATGAAGAACTATCCGGTATCGGTTCGGTTTTTGGAGGAAATGCCCTTTAATGGAGGTTCCCGTTCCTTTGGGAGCATTAAATGGGATTATAAAACCATTTTGGAGTATATAAAAGGGCATTATCCGCATTACCAAAAACTGGATTCTCCCAAAACGTCAACGTCCATCAACTATAAAATTGAAGGACATAAGGGTACGTTTGGAATCATCCCATCCTTCAGTCGAACATTTTGCGGAAGCTGCAATCGATTACGGGTCACGGCAAAGGGGGATGTGATTACCTGCCTTTATGGAAAACCCAAAACCAATGTCCGGGATTTGGTTAGGGGCGAAAACTCCGGGGAAAAAATCAGGGAGGCCATTTTGGGCGCCATAGGAACAAGGGCCAAAACGGGCTTTGATGCACAAAAAGAACATCAAGCCTCGGTTTTTGACAATAGCATGACCTCAATAGGGGGGTAG
- a CDS encoding DUF2652 domain-containing protein: MAKSLLFLPDISGYTKFIQTTEVEHSQHVISELLEILIAANTENLHLAEIEGDALFFYKDGEIPSQERLLAQIETMFTAFHSHLKLLEENRICPCNACATAPNLELKIIAHAGDLQHIEVQGNRKPFGQQVIEAHRLLKNSVDSSNYVLISSALALEIQLSKYYSSKIFRFRKSSDTYDNTEVEYLYSLIDANQLQLNEVPTVKEVQFHRPPNLTETRSFPVNTATLLEYLTNYTRRSEWAKGVDRFEYNSNEVTRLGTEHVCVINGKNLNFTAIKKPVEKNQSVYGELTTDTPPFDTLYQFFIVTPTSENSCKLELELFWEAKSPFKKLLILLVAKRLFKKNLNNAMDNLYAYVQMKKEVD, encoded by the coding sequence ATGGCCAAATCCCTATTGTTTTTGCCCGATATTTCAGGCTATACCAAGTTCATACAGACCACGGAGGTGGAGCATAGCCAACATGTGATTTCCGAGTTATTGGAAATTTTGATTGCTGCGAACACGGAAAATTTACATTTGGCGGAAATTGAAGGGGATGCCCTGTTCTTCTATAAGGATGGCGAAATTCCATCCCAGGAACGGCTTCTTGCCCAGATTGAGACCATGTTTACCGCTTTCCACAGCCATTTGAAACTTTTGGAGGAGAATAGGATCTGTCCGTGCAATGCCTGTGCCACGGCCCCCAATCTTGAATTAAAAATAATTGCACATGCCGGGGATTTACAACATATTGAGGTTCAGGGCAACCGAAAACCGTTTGGACAGCAGGTCATTGAAGCACATAGACTGTTGAAAAATTCCGTGGACAGCTCCAATTACGTATTGATCAGCAGTGCACTGGCCCTGGAAATTCAGTTGTCCAAGTATTATTCGAGTAAGATTTTCCGATTTCGTAAAAGTTCCGATACCTACGATAATACTGAAGTGGAATACCTCTATTCCCTTATTGATGCCAATCAATTGCAACTCAATGAAGTTCCTACGGTCAAGGAAGTGCAGTTCCATCGGCCGCCCAATTTGACCGAAACCAGAAGTTTTCCGGTCAATACGGCGACCTTGCTGGAATATTTAACCAATTACACCCGCCGTTCGGAATGGGCAAAGGGCGTAGACCGGTTTGAATACAATTCCAATGAAGTCACCCGTTTGGGTACGGAACATGTCTGTGTTATCAACGGGAAAAACCTCAATTTTACGGCCATAAAAAAACCGGTGGAAAAAAACCAGTCCGTTTACGGGGAACTGACCACGGATACGCCTCCTTTTGATACCTTATATCAGTTTTTTATCGTAACGCCCACCTCCGAAAACTCATGCAAATTGGAGCTGGAACTGTTCTGGGAAGCAAAATCGCCATTCAAGAAACTACTGATCCTTCTGGTGGCCAAGCGCCTTTTCAAGAAGAACTTGAACAATGCCATGGACAATCTTTATGCCTACGTTCAAATGAAAAAGGAGGTCGATTAA
- a CDS encoding NTP transferase domain-containing protein, whose translation MSKSRKGELAVLILAAGGSSRMGQPKQLLPWRGKTLLEYAIDEALEVTDHVFVVLGAHFSEIHHTIHEKNVEIVKNDLWEDGMGKSISKGIEHLMKNNSFKAALVMLVDQPLLDRNHLLALTQLFQSSQNTMVCTDYNENLGVPAIFDQTLFPELGKLENDFGARHIIRSYGHSVPSIPSKGKFVDMDTWDAYKKLFKKYGT comes from the coding sequence ATGAGCAAAAGCCGTAAAGGGGAACTGGCTGTCCTAATCCTGGCTGCAGGGGGTTCCTCACGTATGGGACAACCCAAGCAATTATTGCCCTGGAGAGGAAAAACCTTGCTGGAATACGCTATTGACGAGGCCTTGGAAGTGACCGATCATGTGTTTGTGGTTTTGGGGGCACATTTTTCGGAAATACACCATACCATCCATGAAAAAAATGTTGAAATCGTTAAAAATGACCTTTGGGAGGATGGTATGGGAAAATCCATTTCCAAAGGAATTGAACATTTGATGAAAAACAACAGCTTCAAGGCCGCACTGGTCATGCTTGTGGATCAGCCCCTGTTGGACAGAAATCACTTATTGGCCCTGACACAGTTGTTCCAAAGCTCCCAAAATACCATGGTTTGTACTGATTACAACGAAAATCTGGGAGTTCCCGCCATATTTGATCAAACCCTATTTCCTGAATTGGGAAAATTGGAAAACGATTTTGGGGCAAGACATATCATACGATCGTACGGACATTCCGTTCCCTCCATTCCATCCAAGGGAAAATTTGTGGATATGGATACCTGGGACGCCTATAAAAAACTATTCAAAAAATATGGAACATAG
- a CDS encoding HesA/MoeB/ThiF family protein encodes MIPGLSKYQRQINLESFGLDNQLKLADSQVLIIGLGGLGVPVVQYLNAMGVGALGIMDNDTIALHNLHRQVLYTEAEVGQSKVQVAATKLKKQNPQTSITVIPAYLTKDNALEIIKDYDVVVDASDNFATRYLVNDACVILGKPFVYGALHDFEGQVSVFNHNDGPTYRCLFPKMPRMEEIPNCDENGVLGVIPGIVGSLQALEVVKILTGVGEVLSGKLLIYNGLSQENRLVQFNANPKNKAMELLADSYGSPPCSIDLNLDATEFLALDHPKQVIDVRSLKEFEENHWEGAVNIPLPTLGETLHQIDFKTPIYLVCQSGKRSAQAAQQLVQAHPNAKIYSIEGGMNQISMLCH; translated from the coding sequence ATGATTCCAGGTTTATCGAAATATCAAAGACAGATTAATCTTGAAAGCTTTGGTTTAGATAATCAATTAAAATTAGCTGATAGTCAGGTATTAATAATTGGTTTAGGAGGTTTGGGTGTGCCCGTTGTCCAGTACCTGAACGCCATGGGTGTTGGGGCTTTGGGTATTATGGATAATGACACCATTGCACTCCATAATCTACATCGGCAAGTACTGTATACTGAGGCGGAAGTAGGCCAATCCAAGGTACAGGTGGCGGCAACGAAGTTGAAAAAGCAAAATCCACAAACCTCCATCACCGTCATCCCGGCTTACTTAACCAAGGACAATGCCCTGGAAATCATCAAAGACTATGATGTAGTAGTGGATGCGTCCGATAATTTTGCCACACGTTATCTGGTAAACGATGCTTGTGTGATATTGGGCAAGCCTTTTGTTTATGGCGCATTGCATGATTTTGAAGGACAGGTTAGCGTTTTTAACCATAATGACGGTCCCACGTACCGCTGTTTGTTCCCAAAGATGCCGCGTATGGAAGAAATACCAAACTGCGATGAAAATGGTGTTCTCGGTGTAATTCCTGGTATTGTAGGAAGTCTTCAGGCGTTGGAAGTGGTTAAAATCTTAACTGGAGTAGGAGAGGTGTTATCTGGAAAACTATTGATATACAATGGACTGTCTCAAGAAAACCGATTGGTACAATTTAATGCAAATCCAAAGAATAAAGCGATGGAACTATTGGCCGACTCCTACGGCTCTCCACCTTGTTCCATAGACCTAAACCTGGATGCCACTGAATTCCTGGCTTTGGACCATCCAAAACAAGTTATAGATGTTCGCTCATTGAAGGAGTTTGAGGAAAACCATTGGGAGGGAGCGGTAAACATCCCATTGCCCACTTTGGGCGAAACACTTCATCAAATTGATTTTAAAACCCCTATATATCTAGTTTGCCAATCCGGTAAACGGAGTGCCCAGGCCGCGCAACAACTCGTCCAGGCCCATCCCAATGCAAAAATATACAGCATTGAGGGAGGAATGAACCAAATTTCCATGTTATGTCACTAG